One Dokdonia sp. Dokd-P16 genomic window carries:
- a CDS encoding twin-arginine translocase TatA/TatE family subunit gives MISLPLFISGAEIAFIIFIVIMVFGADKVPEIARGLGKGMRQLKDATNDIKSEITKTAERNDIDLDLTKDIKKEIDKAKEDINDITGPIKRSL, from the coding sequence ATGATAAGCTTACCACTATTTATTTCTGGTGCCGAAATTGCCTTCATTATTTTTATAGTGATTATGGTTTTTGGTGCAGACAAAGTTCCAGAAATCGCTCGCGGTTTAGGGAAGGGCATGCGCCAACTTAAAGACGCTACAAATGATATCAAATCAGAAATCACAAAAACTGCCGAAAGAAATGATATCGACTTAGATCTTACTAAGGATATTAAAAAGGAGATTGATAAGGCTAAGGAAGATATTAATGATATTACTGGTCCTATCAAGAGATCTCTATAA
- a CDS encoding RNA polymerase sigma factor RpoD/SigA, with product MRQLKITKQVTNRETASLDKYLQEIGKVDLITADEEVELAQRIKAGDHRALEKLTKANLRFVVSVSKQYQNQGLTLPDLINEGNLGLIKAAQRFDETRGFKFISYAVWWIRQSILQALAEQSRIVRLPLNKIGSINKINKTFAFLEQANERPPSPEEIAKELDMSINDVKESLKNSGRHISMDAPLVEGEDSNLYDVLNSGESPNPDRQLLHESLKTEIERALETLTPREADVVRLYFGLGDQQPMTLEEIGETFDLTRERVRQIKEKAIRRLKHTSRSKILKTYLG from the coding sequence ATGAGACAGCTTAAAATTACTAAGCAGGTCACCAATCGTGAGACCGCATCCTTAGACAAGTACTTACAAGAAATCGGTAAAGTTGACCTTATCACGGCAGATGAAGAGGTGGAACTAGCACAGCGTATAAAAGCTGGTGATCATCGTGCTCTAGAGAAGCTTACTAAAGCAAATTTACGTTTTGTAGTTTCTGTGTCAAAACAATACCAAAACCAAGGACTTACCCTCCCAGATCTCATTAATGAAGGTAACTTAGGGCTTATAAAAGCTGCACAGCGCTTTGATGAAACTCGTGGTTTTAAATTTATATCATATGCGGTATGGTGGATACGCCAGTCCATCTTACAAGCACTAGCAGAGCAATCTCGTATTGTACGTTTACCTCTCAATAAGATTGGGTCTATTAATAAAATTAATAAAACCTTTGCTTTTCTAGAACAAGCAAACGAACGCCCACCTAGCCCTGAGGAAATTGCCAAAGAGCTAGACATGTCTATTAATGATGTAAAGGAATCTTTAAAGAACTCTGGACGTCACATAAGTATGGATGCGCCTCTAGTAGAAGGAGAAGACTCAAACTTGTATGATGTCTTAAACTCTGGTGAATCACCAAACCCTGATCGCCAACTACTACATGAATCCCTTAAGACAGAAATAGAACGTGCTCTTGAAACACTTACTCCACGTGAGGCAGATGTGGTTAGACTTTATTTTGGCTTAGGCGATCAACAGCCTATGACCCTCGAGGAAATAGGAGAAACCTTTGATCTTACTCGTGAGCGAGTGAGACAGATTAAGGAAAAAGCGATTCGTAGATTAAAACATACTTCACGTAGCAAGATTCTTAAGACTTATTTAGGATAA
- the rpe gene encoding ribulose-phosphate 3-epimerase: MSTTLIAPSILAADFANLQRDIEMINASEADWFHIDIMDGVFVPNISFGMPVLRDIAKHAKKTIDVHLMIVDPDRYVQMFADLGANILTVHYEACTHLHRTLQVIKAAGIKAGVALNPHTPVSLLEDVIQDIDLVCMMSVNPGFGGQQYIENTYDKVTALKTLITKKNAPTLIEIDGGVSDKNAAQLVQAGADVLVAGSFIFKSSNPTETIKELKDIAAR; encoded by the coding sequence ATGTCGACCACGCTCATTGCCCCATCCATACTTGCTGCAGATTTTGCAAACCTTCAACGTGATATTGAGATGATAAATGCTAGTGAGGCAGACTGGTTTCATATAGATATTATGGATGGTGTTTTTGTTCCAAACATTTCTTTTGGAATGCCAGTGCTACGTGATATTGCAAAACACGCTAAAAAAACTATAGACGTCCACTTGATGATTGTAGATCCAGATCGTTATGTACAAATGTTTGCAGATCTAGGAGCAAACATACTCACCGTGCATTATGAAGCATGTACTCACCTACACAGAACACTACAAGTAATTAAAGCTGCTGGGATCAAAGCTGGTGTAGCTCTTAACCCACACACGCCTGTGAGCCTTCTTGAAGATGTTATACAAGATATAGACTTAGTCTGTATGATGAGTGTGAACCCAGGTTTTGGAGGACAACAGTATATAGAGAACACGTATGATAAGGTTACTGCTCTCAAAACTCTAATCACAAAAAAAAATGCTCCCACGCTCATAGAAATTGACGGCGGTGTAAGTGATAAGAATGCTGCGCAGTTGGTTCAAGCTGGAGCAGATGTACTTGTAGCTGGAAGCTTTATTTTTAAATCATCCAATCCTACGGAAACGATCAAAGAACTTAAAGATATTGCAGCTCGCTAA
- a CDS encoding transglycosylase domain-containing protein, translating into MVGLFAVFLLSIYLGVFGKIPTADYLKKLKNPVTSTLYDARGESIGLYFLQNRSNVDLAQLPEALKNALVATEDARFYEHGGIDYKSYGRVFIKSVILGQNAGGGSTVTQQVAKNIFGRKKQFFLSTPINKFRELFIARRLESVYSKDEILLLYFNTVSFGENIYGIEKASLRFFNKPPEQLSTTESATLVGLLKAPSYYSPRNHPERAERRRNTVLNQMVKYGFLSDEEKIKAQVPLAINYQASKKQSSFSTYYKNFVEAEFNTWAQQHPAADGHIYNLHTDGLKITTTLNSSIQKSSEKALQKQVERLQVLMDKYWAATTTEGGKEALLDKIVQEQTAVKRMKAKNATAASIAEFSMKVKERDFWNIGKGYEPRLQSLRDSIATSLNRLHAAVFTVNSRSGAILGYVGGIDYGFSQTDNVVTKKQVGSTFKPITYLAALERGQDPCNYYNNALVTYKQYEDWKPKNASGRYGGSYSMHGALANSVNTVSVQLQLNVGIEKVMDQAKRMGITTTLPEVPSIVLGTAELTLFEMVTAYASIANGGTRIQPYTIQRIEDEDGNELYKHTPTAGKRVASVQHVKELQKMMEEVITEGSASGMKNYEIGYNLIGKTGTTQNNGDGWFIGASPEIVVGAWVGTRDKRVHFEKTYHGSGANTAMPMVASVFKGLSSWKSPMLTNFEYDFDYFPCPSFLEMDATEAKTFAQSDTTYLYNLRRRDTLIIDEVLPVIQDTAKVQVVDPIVN; encoded by the coding sequence ATGGTCGGATTATTTGCAGTATTCTTATTGAGTATTTACTTAGGTGTATTTGGAAAAATACCAACAGCCGACTATCTCAAAAAATTAAAAAATCCAGTTACTTCTACATTATACGATGCTAGAGGCGAGTCCATCGGTCTTTACTTTTTGCAAAACAGGTCAAATGTAGATTTAGCTCAACTTCCAGAAGCACTTAAAAATGCCCTCGTGGCAACCGAAGATGCTCGCTTTTATGAGCATGGAGGTATAGATTATAAAAGCTATGGTCGTGTATTTATAAAATCTGTTATTTTAGGTCAGAATGCAGGCGGTGGTAGTACGGTAACACAACAAGTTGCAAAGAATATCTTTGGACGTAAAAAGCAGTTTTTTCTCAGTACTCCTATAAATAAGTTTAGAGAACTCTTTATCGCTAGAAGGCTAGAGTCTGTATATAGTAAAGATGAAATTTTACTGCTGTATTTTAATACAGTGTCTTTTGGCGAAAATATATACGGTATAGAAAAAGCATCTTTACGCTTTTTTAATAAACCTCCAGAGCAATTATCCACTACAGAGAGTGCTACGCTCGTGGGATTACTCAAAGCACCTAGTTATTATAGTCCGCGCAATCATCCAGAACGTGCAGAGCGCAGGCGCAATACGGTTTTAAACCAAATGGTGAAATATGGTTTCCTTAGCGATGAGGAGAAAATAAAAGCGCAAGTGCCTCTAGCAATCAATTATCAAGCAAGTAAAAAACAGTCCTCATTTTCCACTTATTATAAAAACTTTGTAGAAGCCGAGTTTAATACGTGGGCGCAACAGCACCCAGCTGCAGATGGTCATATTTATAATCTACACACGGATGGACTAAAGATTACTACGACGCTCAATAGTTCGATACAGAAAAGCTCAGAAAAGGCGCTACAAAAACAAGTAGAACGATTACAAGTATTGATGGATAAATACTGGGCGGCTACCACCACAGAAGGAGGTAAGGAAGCTCTTTTAGATAAAATAGTTCAAGAGCAAACAGCTGTAAAAAGAATGAAAGCTAAGAATGCTACAGCAGCCTCTATTGCCGAGTTCTCGATGAAAGTTAAAGAACGTGACTTCTGGAATATAGGTAAAGGATATGAGCCAAGGCTTCAATCTCTACGTGACTCCATAGCTACAAGTCTTAATAGATTACACGCAGCAGTGTTTACGGTAAATAGTAGATCTGGTGCTATTTTAGGATATGTGGGAGGGATAGATTATGGTTTTAGTCAGACAGATAACGTGGTGACTAAAAAACAAGTGGGTTCGACTTTTAAACCTATCACTTATCTAGCTGCTTTAGAGAGAGGGCAAGATCCTTGTAACTATTATAATAATGCTTTAGTAACCTATAAGCAGTATGAAGATTGGAAGCCTAAAAATGCTAGTGGAAGATATGGAGGGAGCTATAGTATGCACGGAGCGCTTGCAAATTCTGTAAATACAGTATCTGTACAATTACAGCTCAATGTAGGGATAGAGAAAGTGATGGATCAGGCAAAGAGGATGGGTATTACTACCACTCTTCCAGAAGTACCAAGTATCGTGCTTGGTACTGCAGAGCTTACTTTATTTGAAATGGTTACTGCTTATGCAAGTATAGCAAACGGTGGAACACGTATACAACCTTATACAATACAGCGCATAGAAGATGAGGATGGTAATGAATTATACAAACATACTCCTACTGCTGGAAAGCGTGTAGCCAGTGTACAGCATGTAAAGGAATTACAGAAAATGATGGAAGAGGTAATAACTGAAGGAAGCGCCTCAGGAATGAAAAATTATGAAATAGGATATAACCTCATAGGTAAAACCGGCACTACCCAAAATAATGGGGACGGCTGGTTTATAGGTGCCTCACCAGAAATTGTAGTAGGAGCGTGGGTAGGGACAAGAGATAAGAGAGTGCACTTTGAAAAAACCTATCACGGCTCTGGTGCAAATACAGCAATGCCTATGGTAGCATCTGTATTTAAAGGACTGAGCTCTTGGAAATCACCCATGCTCACAAATTTTGAATACGATTTTGACTATTTTCCATGTCCTTCGTTTTTAGAAATGGATGCGACAGAAGCAAAAACATTTGCACAATCAGATACGACGTACTTATATAATCTTAGAAGAAGGGATACGCTTATTATTGATGAGGTGCTTCCTGTCATTCAAGATACAGCAAAGGTTCAAGTAGTTGATCCTATTGTTAATTAG
- a CDS encoding Bax inhibitor-1 family protein: MESYQPQIVPVSALSDERRVAFYRKTYTYVALAVLLFIITEYLFFQSPVIVNFALSLTGGWSWLLLLGAFMFITNYAEGLALKTRDKYQHYLALGVYVVAEAFIFIPLLFKAFSMIDGVEILQKAAVMTIALFAGLSAVVILTKKDFSFLRSILAIGFFLAIGLMVAGLLFGFDLGLWFSVAMVALAAGSILYTTSNMVHKYDEEQYVAAALGLFASLMLLFWYILRIFMSRD; the protein is encoded by the coding sequence ATGGAATCATATCAACCACAAATAGTACCAGTAAGTGCATTATCTGATGAGCGCCGAGTGGCATTTTATCGCAAGACATACACCTATGTAGCACTTGCAGTATTATTATTCATCATCACCGAATATTTATTTTTTCAATCACCAGTGATTGTGAATTTTGCTTTATCCCTCACAGGAGGTTGGAGCTGGCTATTATTGTTAGGTGCATTTATGTTTATCACAAACTATGCAGAGGGGTTAGCACTCAAGACTAGAGATAAATACCAGCACTATTTAGCCTTAGGGGTTTATGTAGTTGCAGAGGCTTTTATTTTTATTCCTCTACTTTTTAAGGCATTTTCTATGATAGATGGAGTAGAGATTTTACAAAAGGCTGCCGTGATGACCATTGCATTATTTGCAGGATTATCTGCAGTTGTGATTCTTACTAAAAAAGACTTTTCATTTTTACGATCTATACTTGCCATTGGATTTTTTCTAGCAATAGGCCTTATGGTTGCTGGACTTCTCTTTGGATTTGACCTCGGCTTATGGTTTAGTGTTGCTATGGTTGCACTTGCAGCAGGGTCTATATTATATACTACTTCAAATATGGTTCATAAATATGATGAAGAGCAGTACGTTGCTGCGGCTTTAGGTTTATTTGCCTCACTGATGTTATTATTCTGGTATATTTTGAGAATATTTATGTCAAGAGATTAA
- a CDS encoding DUF4331 family protein, with protein MKKLPKILIAGAVLLGVGALIAADHLDAPAVGGTTADITDYFAFESAENSSNTVFAANVQSSLAGEAEFDENVLVEFNIDNDGDLVEDRVIQAIPRDGKMYFFGPYEISSTGLNSTIDESALIGSVDISTGADAITMTTTNGIKIFAGLRADPFFFDFTTFNAVVGNPAGPFTGTTGPNGGFQTAENASDPFEGTNVLSVVVEVPNTLLGGTSAHPAGTGVQVWNTWVEAKTKQ; from the coding sequence ATGAAAAAATTACCAAAAATTCTAATCGCAGGTGCTGTCTTACTTGGAGTAGGTGCACTTATCGCAGCCGATCACTTAGATGCTCCTGCCGTAGGCGGAACAACCGCAGACATTACTGATTACTTCGCATTTGAAAGTGCTGAGAATTCAAGCAACACCGTATTTGCAGCAAACGTACAAAGTTCACTAGCTGGAGAGGCTGAGTTTGACGAGAACGTTCTTGTTGAATTCAACATCGATAATGACGGTGACTTAGTAGAGGATAGAGTAATACAAGCAATTCCAAGAGACGGAAAAATGTATTTCTTTGGACCTTATGAAATTTCTTCAACTGGACTTAACAGTACTATTGACGAAAGTGCTCTTATTGGATCTGTAGATATCTCTACTGGAGCTGATGCAATCACAATGACTACTACTAATGGAATTAAAATATTTGCTGGATTAAGAGCAGATCCTTTTTTCTTTGATTTTACAACTTTTAATGCTGTTGTAGGAAACCCTGCAGGACCTTTTACAGGAACAACGGGACCAAACGGTGGTTTTCAAACTGCTGAAAATGCTTCTGATCCTTTTGAGGGAACAAATGTACTTTCTGTAGTGGTTGAAGTTCCAAACACGTTATTAGGTGGTACTTCTGCACATCCAGCTGGAACAGGTGTTCAAGTTTGGAATACTTGGGTTGAAGCAAAAACAAAACAATAA
- a CDS encoding tetratricopeptide repeat protein — protein sequence MKYITLLLLTTALIISCSNEDEKILNKADYENYLKTENSQEIAKAEKELSFWNERIKKDSIQLIELSKSAGMQTKIFQLNASIEQLKNAEKNLTRSALVTNIGKDGKLLALAQNYITQHRFKEAKTLVDSARIVAGGEIKAINLVAFDVAMELGDYENAEKILTKETDFSDYNYLIRLGKLEDYKGNLDKTIQHMEAAKAIAESSKQKGLQVWVYTNLADYYGHAGRINDAYNHYLKALAIDPSNTYAKKGIAWIAYSYENNPTEALRIIEAIERDSKSPDYELLKSEIYESTGDEDKAKEALNNFLSRVSNPNYGDMYGAYLVEIYAGNPETSQQAITIAQKEVNNRPTPMSYDLLAHAYYGNGDYKKALSITQEHVIGKTHEPMAQFHTAQIYKALDMKNELAPIKEELLETSFELGPVTYKEIQNL from the coding sequence ATGAAATATATAACCTTATTATTACTCACAACCGCCTTAATAATCTCTTGTTCTAATGAAGATGAAAAAATTCTCAATAAAGCCGATTATGAGAACTACCTAAAGACTGAAAATTCTCAAGAGATTGCAAAAGCAGAAAAAGAATTAAGCTTCTGGAATGAACGTATAAAAAAAGATAGTATCCAACTTATTGAATTATCAAAAAGTGCAGGAATGCAGACAAAGATTTTTCAACTTAATGCATCTATAGAGCAACTCAAAAATGCAGAAAAAAATCTTACAAGATCTGCGCTAGTAACAAACATAGGCAAAGACGGAAAACTACTGGCATTAGCACAAAACTACATCACTCAGCATCGCTTTAAAGAAGCAAAGACTCTCGTTGATAGTGCTCGCATAGTAGCTGGAGGAGAAATTAAAGCAATTAATCTAGTTGCATTTGATGTAGCAATGGAACTAGGTGATTATGAAAATGCAGAAAAGATCTTAACAAAAGAAACAGACTTCTCAGACTACAACTACTTGATTAGACTTGGAAAACTGGAAGATTACAAAGGTAATCTTGACAAAACAATCCAGCACATGGAAGCTGCAAAAGCTATTGCAGAAAGTAGTAAGCAAAAGGGATTACAAGTGTGGGTCTACACAAATCTCGCAGACTATTATGGACATGCTGGAAGAATTAATGATGCTTACAACCACTATCTCAAGGCACTAGCAATCGATCCTAGCAATACTTACGCAAAAAAAGGAATTGCCTGGATTGCATATTCTTATGAAAACAATCCTACTGAAGCTTTACGCATAATTGAAGCTATAGAAAGAGATAGTAAAAGCCCAGATTACGAACTTCTCAAGTCAGAGATTTACGAAAGTACTGGCGATGAAGATAAAGCAAAAGAAGCGTTAAACAATTTTTTATCCCGAGTTTCAAATCCAAATTATGGAGATATGTATGGAGCATATCTTGTCGAAATATATGCAGGCAACCCTGAGACATCACAGCAGGCCATTACGATAGCTCAGAAGGAAGTAAACAATAGACCTACTCCGATGTCTTACGATCTACTAGCACATGCTTACTATGGAAATGGAGATTATAAAAAAGCCTTAAGCATAACTCAAGAACATGTAATTGGTAAAACTCATGAGCCTATGGCGCAGTTTCACACAGCACAAATTTATAAAGCTCTTGATATGAAAAATGAACTAGCTCCTATCAAAGAAGAGTTACTGGAAACAAGCTTTGAACTAGGCCCTGTTACCTATAAAGAAATACAAAACTTATAA
- a CDS encoding anti-sigma factor domain-containing protein: MKNSQTYIDSGVLELFVYGTLPEEEMVEIAREVSQDTALLQEVVEIENHLMHLAKAAAPGEPKDVSVLRKYINDNETKVIPLSRKQTPIITFMGWAAAILLLAGVGYLYTENNKLEDRIVDTERELLLQEGKTQVAETNLDQTRGLLNVIRKQDLIAVPLGAQAIAPEAYASVYWDKKSGKAYIDVKGLPEPPEGKVYQVWSLTLEPLTPTSIGVLDQYDASGNQIFELSNPNESEAFGITLEPEGGSASPTLEQLYTLGVVASS; this comes from the coding sequence ATGAAAAATTCACAAACATATATAGATTCAGGGGTTCTCGAGCTCTTTGTATATGGAACACTTCCTGAGGAGGAAATGGTGGAGATTGCTCGTGAGGTATCTCAAGATACAGCATTACTACAAGAGGTAGTAGAGATCGAAAACCATTTAATGCATCTTGCTAAGGCAGCCGCTCCTGGTGAGCCTAAGGATGTTAGTGTTCTAAGAAAGTACATAAACGATAATGAAACTAAAGTAATCCCGCTTTCGCGAAAGCAAACTCCTATCATCACTTTTATGGGATGGGCTGCTGCAATATTACTGCTTGCGGGTGTAGGTTACTTATATACTGAAAATAACAAGCTTGAAGATCGTATCGTGGATACGGAGAGAGAATTGTTGCTTCAAGAAGGTAAAACACAAGTTGCAGAAACAAACCTCGATCAAACCAGAGGATTACTTAATGTAATACGTAAACAAGATTTAATAGCAGTGCCACTAGGAGCGCAAGCTATTGCACCAGAAGCTTATGCATCTGTGTATTGGGATAAGAAAAGTGGTAAAGCGTATATAGATGTAAAAGGATTACCAGAACCTCCTGAAGGGAAGGTTTACCAAGTGTGGTCACTTACCTTAGAACCTCTTACGCCTACGAGCATAGGAGTTCTTGATCAATATGATGCTAGCGGAAATCAAATCTTTGAGCTAAGTAATCCTAATGAGTCTGAAGCCTTTGGTATTACGTTAGAGCCAGAAGGAGGAAGTGCTTCTCCTACACTTGAGCAACTATATACATTAGGAGTGGTTGCATCATCTTAA